In uncultured Cohaesibacter sp., a genomic segment contains:
- a CDS encoding IS3 family transposase (programmed frameshift), whose protein sequence is MRQKSGLQKPSAEMTIKDIRRKTRKKYSAEEKIRIVLDGLRGEDSIAALCRREGISESLYYTWSKEFLEAGKKRLAGDTARAATSDEVKLLRKEARDLKEVVAEQTLELRLLKKKHDRRWGRRRVRYPASEKHEIIRLVEESHLPVTRTLKMLGIPKSTFYRWYDRFLIDGVEGLEDRSSAPSRVWNRIEDDVRDKIVELALEQTELSPRELAVTFTDTESNFVSEASVYRLLKAHDLITSPAFIVMKADNEFRDKTTRPNEMWQTDFTYLKVIGWGWLYLSTILDDFSRYVVAWKLCTTMKVHDVTDTLNLALETSGCDSVKVEHKPRLLSDNGPCYIAEDLGNWLEDRSMKQIHGAPGHPQTQGKIERWHQTLKNRILLENYFFPSELENEIAAFINHYNHHRYHESLGNLTPADVYFGRGQAILEQRERIKQKTIQLRRLQHQSQAA, encoded by the exons ATGAGACAGAAATCTGGTCTGCAGAAGCCATCTGCAGAGATGACCATCAAAGACATCCGCCGAAAGACCCGAAAGAAATATTCGGCAGAAGAGAAGATCCGCATTGTGTTGGACGGTTTGCGTGGCGAAGACAGCATCGCCGCCCTGTGCCGCCGCGAAGGTATCTCCGAGAGCCTTTATTACACCTGGTCGAAGGAATTCCTTGAAGCTGGCAAGAAGCGTCTGGCCGGAGATACGGCTCGTGCAGCCACCAGCGATGAAGTGAAGTTGCTGCGCAAGGAGGCTAGGGATCTTAAGGAAGTTGTCGCAGAGCAAACACTTGAGCTCCGTCTGCTTA AAAAAAAGCATGATCGAAGATGGGGGCGAAGAAGAGTGAGATATCCCGCATCCGAGAAGCATGAGATCATCCGCCTTGTCGAGGAATCCCATCTGCCGGTAACACGGACATTGAAGATGTTGGGCATTCCTAAATCAACATTTTATCGTTGGTACGACCGTTTCCTGATCGATGGTGTTGAAGGGCTGGAAGATCGCAGTTCTGCGCCTTCACGGGTCTGGAACCGGATTGAGGATGATGTCCGTGACAAGATCGTCGAACTGGCTCTGGAGCAAACCGAATTGTCTCCCCGGGAGCTGGCAGTGACCTTCACAGACACGGAAAGCAATTTTGTCTCAGAGGCTTCGGTCTATCGTCTTCTGAAAGCTCATGACCTGATCACGTCTCCGGCCTTCATCGTCATGAAAGCTGATAATGAATTCCGGGACAAGACAACCCGTCCCAACGAGATGTGGCAAACCGACTTCACTTATCTCAAGGTTATCGGCTGGGGGTGGCTTTACTTGTCCACCATTCTTGATGACTTCTCTCGCTATGTCGTGGCTTGGAAATTGTGCACCACCATGAAGGTCCATGATGTTACCGACACCCTCAATTTGGCCCTTGAGACTTCTGGCTGTGATAGCGTGAAGGTTGAACATAAACCGCGCCTGTTGTCGGACAATGGCCCATGTTACATCGCTGAGGATCTGGGAAATTGGCTGGAAGACCGGTCAATGAAACAGATACATGGTGCGCCAGGTCATCCGCAGACACAGGGTAAAATCGAGCGTTGGCATCAGACACTCAAGAACCGGATCCTGCTGGAGAACTACTTCTTCCCCAGTGAGCTGGAAAATGAGATTGCTGCATTCATCAACCACTATAATCATCACCGGTACCATGAGAGCCTTGGAAATCTCACACCAGCCGATGTCTACTTCGGAAGAGGACAGGCAATTCTGGAACAAAGGGAAAGGATCAAACAGAAGACAATTCAACTGCGCCGCTTGCAACATCAATCACAAGCCGCTTAA
- a CDS encoding type II toxin-antitoxin system antitoxin SocA domain-containing protein — translation MAHVMDVAAYILSKMGPMTAMKLQKLVYYSQAWALVWDEEPLFDADFEAWANGPVCVELYQAHRGCFKVSPDTPIFDRAWENKLSAEQIESIDAVLEGYGNKSAQWLSDLTHLEDPWKDARVGVAPLERSNAIISKASIAEYYSSIPNEYAIG, via the coding sequence ATGGCACATGTTATGGATGTAGCGGCTTACATCTTGTCAAAGATGGGCCCTATGACGGCGATGAAGCTCCAAAAACTGGTTTATTATTCACAGGCATGGGCTCTGGTTTGGGACGAAGAGCCTCTTTTCGATGCTGATTTTGAAGCTTGGGCTAATGGGCCGGTATGCGTGGAACTGTATCAAGCACACCGCGGTTGTTTTAAGGTATCTCCCGATACTCCTATATTTGACAGAGCATGGGAAAACAAGCTTTCAGCCGAGCAAATTGAATCTATAGATGCTGTTCTTGAGGGATATGGAAATAAGTCGGCTCAATGGCTTAGTGATTTGACGCATTTAGAAGATCCATGGAAAGACGCTCGCGTTGGAGTGGCCCCATTGGAACGCAGTAATGCTATAATCTCAAAGGCTTCTATAGCTGAGTATTATTCAAGCATACCGAATGAATACGCTATAGGGTAA
- a CDS encoding site-specific integrase: MPLSASSRSLINHSIAPATKRAYASDLAHFEANGGIIPSTPEQIADYLADMSDLFTVATIERRVAALSKTHQAKGFADPTKAEVVRSVMRGIRRKLGTAQRQAKPLLRDDLFAILDPLKDRPKDIRDRAILLIGFSAGMRRSEIVALNAEDIEAVDKGLLITIRRSKTDQEGQGRTVAIPFGRTRHCPVSALKDWMSFAGITQGPIFTAINKHGQISNHRISGEAVSQMLKVRLRDAGYDPAPFSGHSLRAGFATSAAEAGASNLKIRQVTGHKSDTTLNRYIRSTDLFTDAAAGRLL; this comes from the coding sequence TTGCCGCTTTCCGCCTCGTCCCGCTCCCTGATCAATCACTCCATTGCTCCGGCCACAAAACGGGCCTATGCCTCGGATCTGGCCCACTTCGAGGCCAATGGCGGGATCATTCCCTCAACCCCGGAACAGATTGCAGACTATCTGGCTGATATGAGCGATCTCTTCACGGTGGCCACCATAGAACGACGTGTTGCGGCTCTCTCCAAGACCCATCAGGCCAAGGGCTTTGCAGATCCCACCAAGGCTGAGGTGGTTCGGTCTGTCATGCGGGGGATCAGAAGAAAGCTTGGGACAGCCCAGAGACAGGCAAAGCCGCTCCTGAGAGATGACCTCTTTGCCATCCTCGATCCTCTCAAAGACAGACCCAAGGATATCAGGGACAGAGCCATCCTGCTCATTGGCTTCTCGGCAGGCATGCGCCGTTCCGAGATCGTGGCCCTCAATGCAGAAGACATAGAGGCCGTCGACAAGGGCCTTCTCATCACCATCCGCAGATCCAAGACCGATCAGGAAGGACAGGGGCGTACAGTTGCCATTCCTTTCGGGCGCACCCGCCATTGCCCTGTCTCAGCTCTCAAAGACTGGATGTCCTTCGCGGGGATCACCCAAGGTCCAATCTTCACCGCCATCAACAAGCATGGTCAGATCTCAAACCACCGGATATCTGGGGAAGCGGTCAGCCAGATGCTCAAGGTCCGCCTCAGAGATGCAGGTTATGACCCAGCACCCTTCTCGGGCCATTCCCTGAGGGCAGGCTTTGCCACCTCAGCCGCAGAAGCGGGAGCCTCCAACCTCAAGATCCGACAAGTCACCGGACACAAGTCCGACACCACCCTCAACCGCTATATCCGCAGCACCGACCTCTTCACCGACGCAGCGGCAGGTAGGTTGCTGTGA
- a CDS encoding site-specific integrase, which produces MIVDAETELQFLKDLDHPNAQEWISKAVDRILEEKGAVIENKDQEAAFAGRMRRALMELGMRELDRLNDHHDRSFHDPLFDPSITPKVTFGDLADIYWTELKESYKENAVSDKRADEVESKITFFREAIGEGTPVSEIDDSVIQTLRSMLAQLPRYRNTLDAKLSIAELISLAEKKHLKVIGPVTQKEYLNCLRNILKVAVRKGYLSHNPAEGLQPIKKDKIAADKKRAPLDNDQICSFFTGTFYQSCTPDAAKPYLKKDRAWRFWLPLIMAMSGARPNEITQLHMDDIKVTKAGTWYLDMLETEDDDGKTFKTASSRRRVPIHEELIKIGFLDFVKVRKKQAKKEEKRLFWELTPDKYGNTTKYAARRFRESFLPQEIILTERQTFYSFRHTVRDALRRVDAPPETLLAIAGWSPTGKAVSDDYGDPGNPDLHVKWVNKISYPGLDLSFLYGVGANV; this is translated from the coding sequence ATGATTGTTGATGCCGAGACGGAGTTGCAGTTCCTCAAGGATCTAGATCATCCCAACGCACAGGAATGGATCTCAAAGGCCGTAGACAGGATCCTTGAAGAGAAGGGTGCTGTCATCGAGAACAAGGATCAGGAGGCAGCCTTCGCAGGGCGAATGCGGCGTGCCTTGATGGAATTGGGAATGCGGGAATTGGACCGCCTCAATGACCATCATGACCGTTCCTTCCATGACCCATTGTTCGATCCATCCATAACGCCCAAAGTCACCTTCGGGGATTTGGCTGACATCTACTGGACTGAGCTGAAGGAATCCTACAAGGAGAATGCGGTCTCTGACAAACGGGCCGACGAGGTGGAGTCCAAGATAACCTTCTTTCGTGAGGCAATAGGTGAGGGAACCCCAGTCTCAGAGATTGATGATAGTGTTATCCAGACGCTGCGGAGCATGCTTGCCCAGCTTCCAAGATATCGCAATACGCTCGATGCCAAACTGTCCATCGCCGAGCTGATCAGTTTGGCCGAGAAGAAGCATTTGAAGGTGATCGGCCCAGTTACGCAGAAAGAATATCTCAATTGCCTTCGGAACATCCTCAAGGTTGCTGTCAGAAAGGGCTATCTCAGTCACAACCCTGCCGAGGGGTTACAGCCCATCAAGAAGGACAAGATTGCTGCTGACAAGAAGAGAGCCCCGCTGGACAATGACCAGATCTGCAGCTTCTTCACTGGAACATTCTATCAATCCTGCACTCCAGATGCAGCCAAGCCTTACCTGAAGAAGGATAGGGCGTGGCGCTTCTGGTTGCCTCTGATCATGGCAATGAGTGGGGCAAGGCCCAATGAGATCACCCAGCTCCATATGGATGACATCAAGGTGACGAAGGCCGGGACTTGGTATCTCGATATGCTCGAAACAGAGGATGACGATGGTAAGACCTTCAAGACCGCCTCTAGTCGTCGGCGTGTCCCAATCCATGAGGAATTGATAAAAATCGGGTTCCTTGACTTCGTGAAGGTCCGCAAGAAGCAGGCCAAGAAAGAGGAGAAACGTCTCTTCTGGGAATTGACGCCGGATAAGTATGGCAATACGACCAAATATGCCGCCCGGCGGTTCAGGGAAAGCTTCCTGCCGCAAGAGATCATCCTAACGGAGCGACAGACCTTCTATTCCTTCCGCCACACGGTTCGGGATGCCTTAAGACGCGTGGATGCTCCGCCAGAAACGCTTCTGGCTATTGCAGGATGGTCACCAACAGGGAAGGCCGTCAGCGACGACTACGGCGATCCCGGCAATCCTGATCTCCATGTCAAATGGGTCAACAAGATCAGCTACCCCGGATTGGATCTCAGTTTCCTCTATGGTGTCGGAGCCAACGTCTAG
- a CDS encoding DUF6538 domain-containing protein, giving the protein MTDVAETKHLQKRGETWHYYRRVPTKLIPILEKTFIKVSLGTTDLKEARKRRNIKDVEFDAMMAGAEAHLESSSDTVKNGLAPVSMPMLTDYLRQHVEAKDQQKPQILRPPSLQAIRHSVQK; this is encoded by the coding sequence ATGACAGACGTGGCCGAGACCAAGCATTTACAGAAGCGTGGAGAGACCTGGCACTACTATCGCCGGGTGCCGACAAAGCTCATCCCGATTCTCGAAAAGACCTTCATCAAAGTCTCTCTGGGGACAACAGACCTCAAAGAGGCCCGCAAGCGTCGCAACATCAAGGATGTCGAATTCGACGCGATGATGGCTGGGGCTGAAGCCCACCTTGAATCATCCTCAGATACCGTCAAGAACGGCCTGGCTCCGGTATCGATGCCCATGTTGACCGACTATCTGAGACAGCATGTGGAGGCGAAGGATCAGCAAAAGCCGCAGATCTTGAGGCCGCCATCGCTGCAAGCGATCAGGCACAGCGTGCAGAAATGA